In a single window of the Acetivibrio cellulolyticus CD2 genome:
- a CDS encoding motility associated factor glycosyltransferase family protein encodes MNEVFEKNVRLLAKYQPQLYKKLDSFIKGNYAPKNKSVERILLANQEDLIINILVRSGGKDYVLCDHEDPISEAYAWIDRYVDPANKIDIVFGIGMAFHLEVLITSFCNKRILIIEPNFELFYQILCVRNLDFLIENTEILVDEDFDTILNKISTFFWDTREGGIQLQPFEVYAELFPQLWDDLKNRFIKMAQSFTVDIATKRKFGELWVHNNIKNLNSIKEASNADELSGKFKGVPGILVSAGPSLKKNAHLLKELGQKCVIMAAGTAVTILQDFGVTPHFMMGIDAAEGEGKMHEKVLNKDIYFLYSNQVSTYSIENYEGPKFLMNYPMDLYTYEFFKFARIKSDFFFSGPSVANTCFDMLYKMGCNPIILIGQDLAYTDGSNYANEENGTVSKMIDENKSGYVLLKDIYGKDVYTIPTYLAIKNWFEGYFEKVSDKVEIINATEGGLNIEFVRNDTLSNVIEKNEFKSRDIEGYIKQIFEKGKFNDKVHENVQAYLKYVEVEIDKLEMLSKEQLELVKLIENDICDPKKNKREYERVVTSINELSKKVIDSPIYPSLLKNLIEIEFFLIKAEVDRATRVLAEYKDIKAVFVNAIIEQNRILDESLTKIKGFMSGTLDGE; translated from the coding sequence ATGAATGAAGTTTTTGAAAAGAATGTCCGACTTCTAGCAAAGTACCAGCCTCAACTCTATAAAAAATTGGATAGTTTCATAAAAGGCAATTATGCACCAAAGAATAAATCTGTGGAGCGAATACTTCTTGCAAATCAGGAAGATTTGATTATTAATATTTTGGTCAGGTCCGGGGGAAAGGATTATGTACTCTGCGACCATGAAGATCCTATAAGTGAGGCTTATGCCTGGATTGACAGGTATGTAGACCCGGCCAATAAGATTGATATTGTATTTGGCATAGGAATGGCATTTCATCTGGAAGTTCTGATTACCAGTTTTTGCAACAAGAGAATATTAATCATAGAACCCAATTTTGAATTGTTTTATCAGATACTTTGTGTAAGGAATCTTGATTTTTTAATTGAAAATACTGAGATTTTAGTTGATGAAGATTTCGATACAATTCTTAATAAGATCAGCACCTTTTTCTGGGATACAAGGGAAGGTGGCATTCAACTACAGCCTTTTGAAGTATATGCTGAGTTGTTTCCCCAACTATGGGATGATTTAAAAAACAGGTTTATAAAGATGGCTCAAAGTTTTACAGTTGATATAGCAACTAAAAGGAAATTCGGTGAACTATGGGTTCATAACAACATAAAAAATCTTAATTCTATCAAAGAGGCTTCTAATGCGGATGAGCTCAGTGGAAAGTTTAAAGGGGTGCCTGGAATTCTTGTATCGGCAGGACCTTCACTGAAGAAAAATGCGCATCTTCTCAAAGAACTCGGGCAAAAGTGTGTAATTATGGCTGCCGGTACTGCTGTGACTATACTTCAGGATTTTGGGGTGACTCCCCATTTTATGATGGGTATAGATGCAGCCGAGGGTGAAGGAAAAATGCATGAAAAGGTTTTAAACAAGGATATTTATTTTCTATATTCAAACCAGGTTTCTACGTATTCAATAGAGAATTATGAAGGACCAAAGTTTCTTATGAATTATCCCATGGACTTATATACCTATGAATTTTTCAAATTTGCAAGGATAAAATCGGATTTCTTTTTTAGCGGTCCATCGGTTGCAAATACCTGTTTTGACATGCTTTATAAAATGGGCTGTAATCCAATAATACTTATTGGGCAGGATTTGGCATATACTGATGGAAGCAACTATGCAAATGAGGAGAATGGTACAGTTTCAAAGATGATAGATGAAAATAAAAGTGGATATGTCTTGCTAAAAGATATTTATGGTAAAGATGTATATACTATACCGACCTATCTGGCTATTAAAAACTGGTTTGAAGGATACTTTGAGAAGGTTTCGGACAAGGTAGAAATAATAAATGCAACAGAAGGCGGCCTTAATATAGAATTTGTGAGAAATGATACACTTAGTAATGTAATTGAGAAGAATGAATTTAAATCACGGGATATTGAAGGGTATATCAAACAAATATTTGAAAAAGGTAAATTCAATGACAAGGTCCATGAAAATGTTCAAGCTTATTTAAAATATGTTGAAGTAGAGATAGACAAGCTTGAAATGCTGTCGAAAGAACAGCTTGAACTTGTAAAACTAATTGAAAATGATATTTGTGATCCGAAAAAAAATAAACGGGAATATGAGAGAGTAGTTACATCAATAAATGAACTATCTAAGAAGGTTATTGATTCGCCTATTTATCCATCTCTTTTGAAAAACTTGATCGAAATTGAGTTCTTTTTGATAAAAGCTGAAGTAGATAGGGCAACAAGGGTGTTGGCAGAGTATAAAGATATTAAAGCTGTGTTTGTAAATGCAATTATTGAACAGAACAGGATACTTGATGAAAGCCTTACGAAAATTAAAGGTTTTATGAGTGGAACATTGGATGGAGAATAA
- the nrdR gene encoding transcriptional regulator NrdR, whose amino-acid sequence MKCPYCGFVEDKVIDSRPTDEASAIRRRRECSKCLRRFTTYEKVESLPLMVVKKDKTRETFDRDKLLNGLLRACEKRPVSINDLEYLVESVESQLHNSLQREVTSQAIGEMVMERLKGMDEVSYVRFASVYRQFKDINTFMDELHKLLKDK is encoded by the coding sequence ATGAAATGTCCGTATTGTGGCTTTGTTGAGGACAAGGTTATCGATTCCAGACCAACTGATGAGGCATCTGCTATTAGAAGAAGGAGAGAATGCTCCAAATGCCTTAGAAGGTTTACAACTTATGAGAAGGTAGAGAGCTTGCCGTTAATGGTTGTAAAAAAGGATAAAACGAGAGAAACTTTTGACAGGGATAAATTATTAAATGGTCTTCTTAGAGCTTGTGAGAAAAGACCAGTATCAATTAACGATTTGGAATACCTTGTAGAAAGTGTTGAATCCCAACTGCATAACTCACTTCAAAGGGAGGTCACATCCCAGGCTATAGGTGAAATGGTTATGGAAAGGCTAAAGGGTATGGATGAGGTTTCATACGTGAGATTTGCATCTGTGTACAGGCAATTTAAAGACATAAATACCTTTATGGATGAGCTGCATAAATTGTTAAAAGATAAATAG
- a CDS encoding cyclodeaminase/cyclohydrolase family protein — protein MNMQLDDFIKTLSSSSPVPGGGGASALIGAIGVSLCSMVANLTSGKKKYAEYQSDIEQIIVRTQASIDKLLGLIQRDAEVFEPLSKAYGIPKEEPNRNEILENALVLACSVPLEILNEVANVLDVVEQLLEKGTKLAVSDVGVAASACKCAMEGAVMNVYINTKLMKNREYALKINADAEKILEDGIDRCSKIYRQITEELR, from the coding sequence ATGAATATGCAATTGGATGATTTTATTAAAACATTGTCATCAAGCTCTCCTGTGCCCGGGGGCGGTGGTGCAAGTGCCTTAATTGGTGCAATAGGTGTATCTCTTTGTTCAATGGTTGCCAATTTAACATCGGGCAAAAAGAAGTATGCCGAGTATCAGAGTGATATCGAACAAATAATTGTCAGAACTCAGGCATCAATCGACAAGTTGTTGGGACTAATTCAAAGAGATGCTGAAGTATTTGAGCCTCTCTCTAAGGCCTATGGAATTCCAAAAGAAGAGCCCAATAGAAATGAAATTTTAGAAAATGCTTTAGTTTTGGCTTGTTCTGTTCCATTGGAAATACTTAATGAAGTTGCAAATGTTTTAGATGTTGTCGAACAGCTTTTGGAAAAAGGCACAAAGCTTGCTGTTAGTGATGTCGGAGTTGCTGCTTCTGCATGTAAGTGTGCAATGGAAGGTGCTGTTATGAATGTGTATATAAACACTAAATTGATGAAAAACCGTGAATATGCTTTGAAAATTAACGCTGATGCTGAAAAAATTCTTGAAGATGGCATAGACAGATGCAGTAAAATATATAGGCAGATTACGGAAGAATTGAGGTGA
- a CDS encoding glycosyltransferase family 39 protein, producing MINKVKNILVYMFCAFFAICFSYLLANILLKNSEYNYKKMTLTVFIVISVSLLAFIYTRLSKHEAFFIKHYKPILAAFLSIMLILQISFGLLLRFKPDFDMDSVYQGAIDWVQTGSFTNYYNYYYYFPNNLGSMGFLHFFFKIASFFGIKDFFLVGMLLNSLLSISMMFVVFQICKRVLGVKQAVFSLLLFAVSLPFYFIAPVFYTDALSMFFPVLFYYLYLIWKDTSELKRRCLLCFWMGIAASIGMEIKFTVVVMVIAVTIDMFFNVSWKKSILTNVGIYAIILVCFAGFNGYIYTYHLDKEQARLQNDPYTHWVMMGLKGTGGYNPDDYNFTRSFSDPDERRKATIEEIKNRVKDYGADGMFKFLTQKGVKCLGDGTLGFDDFLADRPDRNFLHKYILSDGEKYDLYRHICEAVLFTIMFFMIFPALQFIFGKEKYSANKKSLTPNSGKGENDYINLAPMLAVFGILLFLLAWEANRRYFSNFIPVFIICATLGIDYFCVLMSQFAELIKFGINKISKNSSIAK from the coding sequence ATGATAAATAAAGTAAAAAATATTCTGGTTTACATGTTTTGTGCGTTCTTTGCAATTTGCTTTTCTTATCTTCTTGCAAATATTTTACTTAAAAATTCAGAGTATAACTACAAGAAGATGACCTTGACGGTTTTTATCGTGATTTCAGTTTCTTTGCTTGCATTTATCTATACACGACTGTCAAAGCACGAAGCTTTTTTTATTAAGCATTATAAGCCAATACTTGCAGCCTTTTTATCGATAATGCTTATACTTCAGATTTCTTTTGGATTGTTGCTTCGTTTTAAGCCTGATTTTGATATGGATTCAGTTTATCAAGGTGCTATTGATTGGGTTCAAACAGGATCCTTCACAAACTATTATAATTATTATTATTACTTTCCTAATAATCTTGGATCAATGGGCTTTTTGCATTTCTTTTTCAAAATTGCATCTTTTTTTGGGATAAAAGACTTTTTCCTTGTAGGGATGTTATTGAATTCATTGTTGTCAATTTCTATGATGTTTGTAGTATTTCAAATATGTAAACGCGTTTTAGGTGTTAAGCAGGCTGTTTTCTCATTATTGCTGTTTGCTGTCAGCTTGCCGTTTTATTTTATTGCACCGGTTTTTTATACTGATGCGCTGTCAATGTTTTTTCCAGTGTTGTTTTATTATCTGTATCTGATATGGAAGGATACTTCAGAGTTGAAGAGGCGGTGCTTACTTTGTTTTTGGATGGGTATAGCAGCTTCCATAGGAATGGAAATAAAATTTACAGTAGTTGTTATGGTGATTGCTGTCACAATTGATATGTTTTTCAATGTAAGCTGGAAGAAGTCTATTTTGACCAACGTAGGTATTTATGCTATTATCCTCGTATGTTTTGCGGGGTTCAATGGATATATATATACCTACCATTTAGATAAAGAACAGGCAAGACTGCAAAATGATCCTTACACTCATTGGGTAATGATGGGGCTAAAAGGTACGGGAGGTTATAATCCTGATGATTATAATTTTACAAGATCATTTAGTGACCCTGATGAGAGGAGAAAAGCTACTATTGAGGAAATTAAAAATCGCGTTAAAGACTATGGTGCGGATGGTATGTTTAAATTTTTAACTCAAAAAGGCGTAAAGTGTTTGGGTGACGGTACTCTCGGCTTTGATGATTTTTTGGCAGATCGTCCGGATAGAAACTTTCTACATAAATATATTCTTTCTGACGGGGAAAAGTATGATTTGTACAGGCACATTTGTGAGGCAGTTCTTTTTACAATTATGTTTTTTATGATCTTTCCTGCACTGCAATTTATCTTTGGTAAAGAAAAATATTCTGCAAACAAAAAAAGCTTAACTCCAAATAGTGGGAAAGGGGAAAATGATTATATAAATTTAGCTCCTATGTTAGCAGTTTTCGGCATACTTCTTTTCTTACTTGCGTGGGAAGCCAACAGACGCTATTTTTCGAATTTCATACCAGTATTTATTATTTGCGCCACTTTAGGAATTGATTACTTTTGCGTACTAATGAGTCAATTTGCAGAACTAATTAAATTTGGCATTAATAAAATCAGTAAAAATTCTTCTATAGCGAAATAA
- a CDS encoding YlmC/YmxH family sporulation protein, with translation MNRSSDFRQKEVINISDGKRLGFVCDVEINLESGRLDAIVIPGEGRFFGLFGKADEYVIPWSKIKKIGEDIILVEFDERNVRRHFE, from the coding sequence ATGAATAGGTCATCGGATTTCAGACAGAAGGAAGTTATAAATATTTCTGATGGGAAAAGACTTGGATTTGTATGTGATGTTGAGATTAATCTTGAAAGCGGAAGGCTGGATGCAATTGTTATTCCTGGAGAGGGAAGATTTTTTGGACTATTTGGAAAAGCTGACGAGTATGTAATACCATGGAGCAAAATAAAGAAGATAGGTGAAGATATCATATTGGTAGAGTTTGACGAACGAAATGTAAGAAGACATTTTGAATAA
- a CDS encoding bifunctional 5,10-methylenetetrahydrofolate dehydrogenase/5,10-methenyltetrahydrofolate cyclohydrolase, whose product MLELRGLPVVNELTERFSSVIQQLKQKDIVPKLSIVRIGEREDDLAYERGIIKRFSAVQAIAEVIALPLDCPQEKLEETIIALNEDNNVHGILLFRPLPKHLSEDNIKSIIKKEKDVDCMGLNNMVQVFSGEKNCYPPCTPQAVIEILDFYKIDVTGKRVTIVGRSLVVGKPLSMLLLGKNATVTICHTKTENLADECKKADILIACAGVAKMVKESFVNQDQIVIDVGINVDNGKLCGDVDYEHVANLVSAITPVPGGVGTVTTSVLLKHTIQSAVDKVKDLF is encoded by the coding sequence ATGCTGGAATTGAGAGGATTACCAGTTGTAAATGAGTTAACCGAAAGATTTAGCAGTGTTATTCAACAATTAAAGCAAAAAGATATAGTACCTAAATTATCGATTGTTAGGATTGGTGAGAGGGAAGATGATTTGGCATATGAGAGGGGAATTATAAAAAGATTTTCTGCGGTTCAAGCAATTGCAGAGGTAATTGCGCTCCCGCTTGATTGTCCACAGGAGAAGCTTGAAGAAACAATAATTGCTTTAAACGAAGATAACAATGTACATGGAATTTTGCTGTTTAGACCATTACCGAAACACCTTTCCGAAGATAATATCAAGTCCATAATTAAAAAGGAAAAAGATGTAGACTGTATGGGTCTGAATAATATGGTGCAGGTTTTTTCAGGGGAAAAGAATTGTTATCCTCCTTGTACGCCGCAAGCTGTTATTGAGATTCTGGATTTTTACAAAATTGATGTTACCGGTAAAAGGGTTACAATTGTCGGTCGAAGTTTGGTTGTCGGCAAACCGCTTTCAATGCTCCTGCTTGGGAAAAATGCAACAGTGACAATCTGCCATACGAAAACAGAAAATCTAGCGGATGAATGCAAAAAAGCGGATATATTGATTGCTTGTGCAGGTGTTGCAAAAATGGTGAAAGAGAGTTTTGTAAATCAGGATCAAATTGTAATTGATGTTGGAATAAATGTTGATAACGGCAAGTTATGCGGAGATGTAGATTATGAACATGTTGCCAATTTGGTTAGTGCGATAACACCTGTGCCGGGCGGAGTTGGGACAGTTACGACGTCTGTACTCTTGAAGCATACTATTCAAAGTGCGGTTGATAAAGTAAAAGACCTTTTCTAA
- the sigG gene encoding RNA polymerase sporulation sigma factor SigG, giving the protein MLINKVEICGVNTSKLPVLTNDQKKVLFERMHKGDTSAREEFIKGNLRLVLSVIQRFNNRGEYVDDLFQVGCIGLIKAIDNFDVSQNVKFSTYAVPMIIGEIRRYLRDNNSIRVSRSLRDIAYKALQAKERLTNKNSKEPTVDDISKELGIPKEDIVFALDAIQDPISLFESVYHDGGDAIYVMDQVKDEKNHDENWLEGIALNEAMRKLNDREKLILNLRFFDGRTQMEVAEEIGISQAQVSRLEKTALMHMRKYI; this is encoded by the coding sequence ATGCTAATCAATAAAGTTGAAATATGCGGTGTGAACACATCAAAGTTACCAGTACTAACCAATGACCAAAAGAAAGTACTCTTTGAGCGGATGCATAAAGGTGATACTTCGGCAAGAGAAGAATTTATAAAAGGTAATTTAAGACTTGTACTTAGTGTTATTCAAAGATTTAACAATAGAGGTGAATATGTTGATGACCTTTTTCAGGTTGGATGCATAGGACTTATCAAAGCAATAGACAATTTTGATGTGTCACAGAATGTAAAGTTTTCTACTTATGCAGTTCCGATGATAATTGGTGAGATACGGAGATATTTGCGTGACAATAACTCAATCCGTGTAAGCCGTTCATTGAGAGATATTGCATATAAGGCTCTCCAGGCAAAAGAAAGGTTGACCAACAAGAACTCCAAGGAACCTACAGTTGATGATATATCCAAGGAGTTAGGGATACCTAAGGAGGATATTGTATTTGCCCTAGATGCAATACAGGATCCTATATCGCTGTTCGAATCGGTTTATCATGATGGCGGCGATGCAATATACGTTATGGACCAGGTAAAAGATGAGAAAAATCATGATGAGAACTGGCTTGAGGGTATTGCATTAAATGAAGCCATGAGAAAGCTGAATGACAGAGAAAAACTGATACTCAACTTAAGGTTTTTCGATGGAAGGACACAGATGGAGGTAGCTGAGGAAATCGGAATTTCACAGGCACAGGTTTCAAGACTTGAAAAGACAGCACTTATGCATATGCGGAAGTATATATAG